Proteins from a genomic interval of Debaryomyces hansenii CBS767 chromosome E complete sequence:
- a CDS encoding DEHA2E21516p (similar to uniprot|Q5A3L2 Candida albicans Leucine Rich Repeat protein), which produces MVCNFLINKNPFNFKQKKQLIDLPVEIWIMILRLVPLNELKNLWSQEIVLNSKLAYVIGYLLVNGDIHIYKISSKYWSYFEPPCLKAPLAAKEYFNILRFGKRNNLGFIPKSITVIFFLFTRKCYSKLKIFLEFIYSCINVGSVNSEIVLVNGNLKLSQLQFDFVKPFQRVYQLYLFKVYSNTKITGNISITDLVLEVDNQKNITQYPKQLKYLKISPKSNTHQKDIHISLNTLPFTLVHLKIDQNINILDSGREFPKLEYFECSVQQTNNHYHVYEFLLKNSLTLKHIRLEYNSLEDYSFSRFRELRVLNLVKCSNIPFHDLNGLHKLRRLSLIGCDISSINNMNFPPKLKEIYISPGNRDILQGLVLPNSLKSITIIDVEHAVITRA; this is translated from the coding sequence ATGGTCTGCAATTTtctaattaataaaaacccattcaattttaaacAAAAGAAGCAATTAATCGACTTACCAGTtgaaatttggataatgatattgagaTTGGTGCCTTTAAATGAACTTAAAAATCTATGGTCACAAGAAATTGTACTTAATAGCAAGCTTGCATACGTAATTGGATACTTACTAGTCAATGGAGATATTCACATATATAAGATTTCTTCCAAATATTGGTCCTATTTTGAGCCACCATGCTTGAAGGCTCCGTTGGCTGcgaaagaatattttaatattctaCGGTTTGgtaaaagaaataatttagGTTTTATTCCCAAGAGTATAACcgttatatttttcttatttaCAAGAAAGTGCTACTCGAAATTAAAAATCTTCCTTGAGTTCATTTACAGTTGTATAAATGTTGGATCTGTAAATTCTGAAATTGTTCTTGTAAATGGCAATTTGAAACTCTCTCAATTACAATTTGATTTCGTTAAACCTTTCCAACGggtttatcaattatatctATTCAAAGTCTATTCAAATACCAAGATAACAGGAAATATAAGCATTACTGACCTAGTATTAGAGGTTGATAATCAGAAAAATATTACCCAATATCCAAAGcagttgaaatatttaaaaatttccCCTAAGTCGAATACACATCAAAAGGATATACACATTTCATTGAACACTCTTCCTTTCACTCTAGTACATCTTAAGattgatcaaaatattaatattttggatAGTGGGAGAGAGTTTCCCaaattagaatattttgaatgcCTGGTCCAACAAACtaataatcattatcatgtatatgaatttttattaaagaatagTCTAACGTTGAAACATATTCGTCtagaatataattcattgGAAGACTACAGTTTTAGTCGGTTTAGAGAGTTAAGAGTATTAAACTTAGTCAAATGTTCAAACATACCCTTTCATGATTTGAATGGCTTACACAAATTAAGGCGACTTTCCTTAATCGGTTGTGATATTTCTTCgattaataatatgaacTTTCCTCCTAAACTCAAAGAAATTTACATATCTCCCGGTAATAGAGATATCCTTCAAGGTTTGGTATTGCCAAATAGTTTAAAGTCAATTACTATTATCGATGTGGAGCATGCTGTGATTACTAGAGCATAG
- a CDS encoding DEHA2E21560p (similar to uniprot|Q06593 Saccharomyces cerevisiae YPR194C OPT2 Oligopeptide transporter), whose product MSPDIAEQEYIELSNINVDGTTTSDNAFNIGNNWNLTTDQIQFILLRLGIITDDTYKPGSSLDINLSQTSRFMINKIDNLSVIEAITILREALAEHKDDFNFLHEDYQLLQRLVRLIPGDFEISGKQEIEKTNPEEIEEKPTHFKNKTYLNIIDWNLQVRLEAALIAFHSPYPEIRAITDPVDEQEMPAETIRAYVIGFFWTLIGSIINNFFVHRLPSISLGSHTIQLLLLPSGRLWEKMMPYDKMITIFGYSFNLNPGPWSYKEMMLSTIIYSCSAGTPYSVYNIFVMKLDKFYGLKWVSWVYQLLLALSTQCLGFGFAGIMRKVCIYPVKSIWPTILPTIALNRALMHQDDGNNPSIHGWKISRYSFFYVMFGLSFIYNWIPSYFFTALSSFNWPTWINPYSVHLNNVTGFKSGLGLNPLPTLDWNILDAAGCLTFPFYTYANQYLGSVLGFFVILIVYYTNNKWTGYLPINSNALFNNEGKIYNVHSILNDKNMFDEKKYKEYGPPYFSAANLVLYGAYFCLYPFAIFFHVVTEWESMKASFVNVWHSIVDSSSSKGNIFGRYSKDPHCVMMSKYREVPDWWFLVILVVSTVFAILCVSLYPTETPIWGIFFTIFINFIFLIPMTAIASVTGFSFGLNVLVELIVGYTIPNSGIALITLKSYGYNIDSQASNYITDQKLAHYSKLPPRAIFKGQLISTIISVSTALIIANWQLDNIQDICDSHQKERFSCPGANTFFFSSVQYGEIGPAKVFSGLYPVLKWCFLLGVLLVIPCYWFKKNGPSRLTRYFHPTIIIGGFLMYAPYNLSYYTGGFYLSFIFMYYIKKNYILWWEKYNYILTSALSAGVAFSALIIFFTVQNDYTALDWWGNNVNDQGIEGGLAPKYTWLDVKQAEDGYIGLRKGHFP is encoded by the coding sequence ATGTCGCCAGATATAGCCGAACAAGAATATATAGAGCTATCGAACATCAATGTTGATGGCACAACAACATCTGATAATGCATTCAATATAGGGAATAATTGGAACCTCACCACAGaccaaattcaatttatccTCTTAAGACTCGGTATTATAACTGATGATACTTATAAACCGGGATCATCGCTTGACATAAATCTAAGTCAAACATCAAGGTTTATGATCAACAAAATAGACAATTTGAGCGTAATTGAAGCAATCACTATATTAAGAGAGGCCTTAGCTGAACATAAAGAcgatttcaattttttgcaTGAAGATtatcaacttcttcaaagaTTAGTCCGTTTAATTCCAggagattttgaaatatcgGGCAAGCAAGAGATAGAAAAAACAAatccagaagaaatagagGAAAAACCAACACATTTTAAGAATAAGACgtatttaaatataatagattGGAATTTGCAAGTACGACTTGAAGCAGCATTGATTGCGTTCCATTCACCTTATCCTGAAATAAGAGCTATAACAGATCCGGTTgatgaacaagaaatgCCTGCTGAGACAATCAGGGCCTATGTAATCGGATTTTTCTGGACATTAATAGGctcaataataaataactTTTTTGTTCATAGGTTACCATCTATATCACTAGGGCTGCATACCATACAACTATTACTTTTACCAAGTGGTAGACTATGGGAGAAAATGATGCCATATGATAAAATGATCACTATTTTTGGTTATCTGTTCAACTTGAATCCAGGACCCTGGTCATATAAAGAAATGATGCTAAGCACGATTATCTATCTGTGCTCCGCGGGGACGCCATATCTGGTTTACAATATATTTGTTATGAAGttagataaattttatgGGTTGAAATGGGTTTCATGGGTATATCAGCTTTTGTTAGCTCTCTCTACGCAATGTTTAGGATTTGGGTTTGCTGGTATCATGAGAAAAGTATGTATTTATCCAGTGAAATCCATATGGCCAACTATATTACCTACAATTGCTCTAAATAGGGCATTGATGCACCAAGATGACGGAAATAATCCATCAATTCATGGTTGGAAGATATCTAGATATTCCTTTTTCTACGTGATGTTTGGTTTGAGTTTTATTTACAACTGGATTCCGTCTTATTTTTTTACTGCATTATCCTCTTTTAATTGGCCAACATGGATAAATCCATATCTGGtccatttgaataatgttACTGGGTTCAAATCTGGATTGGGCCTTAATCCTTTGCCTACCTTAGACTGGAATATTCTTGATGCAGCTGGCTGTCTCACATTTCCATTTTACACGTATGCGAACCAATATCTCGGATCAGTCTTAGGATTCTTTGTTATCTTGATTGTTTACTATACAAACAATAAGTGGACTGGATACTTACCAATAAACTCCAATGCTCTATTTAACAATGAAGGTAAAATTTATAATGTTCACAGCATTTTAAATGATAAGAATATgtttgatgaaaaaaaatataaagaatatggACCACCATATTTTAGTGCTGCTAATTTGGTTTTGTATGGTGCTTATTTTTGCTTATACCcttttgcaatattttttcACGTTGTAACTGAATGGGAATCAATGAAAGCAAGCTTCGTAAATGTTTGGCATTCTATCGTTGATTCCCTGTCCAGTAaaggaaatatttttggtaGGTATAGCAAGGATCCACATTGTGTGATGATGTCTAAGTATAGAGAAGTCCCTGATTGGTGGTTTTTAGTAATATTGGTGGTGAGCACCGTATTTGCAATATTGTGTGTGTCGTTATATCCTACCGAAACGCCAATTTGGGgtatcttcttcaccatTTTTATCAACTTTATATTCTTGATTCCAATGACTGCAATTGCTTCTGTCACAGGGTTTTCTTTCGGCCTAAACGTGTTAGTGGAATTAATTGTCGGTTACACAATCCCAAACTCTGGAATAGCGTTGATTACATTGAAAAGTTATGGTTATAATATAGACAGCCAAGCTAGTAACTATATTACCGACCAGAAATTGGCACACTATTCTAAGTTACCCCCCAGAGCAATATTCAAGGGACAGCTTATATCTACGATAATAAGTGTATCAACTGCTTTGATCATCGCTAACTGGCAGTTGGACAATATTCAAGACATTTGTGATTCTCATCAAAAGGAAAGATTCAGTTGCCCTGGTGCCAACACTTTCTTTTTTTCAAGCGTTCAATATGGTGAGATTGGCCCCGCAAAAGTATTCAGCGGGCTATATCCGGTTTTGAAATGGTGTTTCTTATTAGGAGTGTTGTTGGTCATTCCATGCTACTGGTTTAAGAAGAATGGTCCATCAAGATTGACGAGATATTTTCATCCCACGATCATCATTGGTGGATTTTTGATGTATGCACCTTACAACCTCCTGTACTACACGGGTGGATTTTATCTTTCGTTCATCTTCATGTACtatatcaaaaagaattacATATTATGGTGGGAAAAATACAATTACATTCTAACCAGTGCATTGTCTGCTGGAGTAGCGTTCAGTGCCTtaatcatcttcttcacgGTTCAAAATGATTATACAGCCTTAGATTGGTGGGGTAATAATGTTAATGATCAGGGTATTGAAGGTGGACTTGCACCCAAATACACATGGTTAGACGTGAAACAAGCAGAGGACGGCTATATAGGTCTACGCAAAGGTCATTTTCCGTAG
- a CDS encoding DEHA2E21582p (weakly similar to CA2234|IPF10922 Candida albicans IPF10922 unknown function) yields MYFLRLLILCSICVSIQSTIIPQELEIRPFNIEDEAAHQYGQQRKGLNGLIKRLRFGGFSSGSRGGSRGGSSSGSSSGYRGGGSSSGSRGSGSSSGSRGSGSSSGSRGRGSGSRTGAGIGAGLGIGAAAGHRHRNNNSSETSSASSSRLSPHDLFGSPINIAIVLLLTLAYANI; encoded by the coding sequence ATGTACTTTCTTAgactattaatattatgCAGTATTTGTGTTTCGATACAATCAACGATTATTCCTCAAGAATTAGAGATTAGACCGTTCAACATTGAGGATGAAGCTGCTCATCAATACGGACAACAAAGAAAAGGTTTAAATGGCTTAATTAAGAGATTGAGGTTCGGAGGATTCTCATCAGGTTCTAGAGGAGGTTCTAGAGGAGGTTCGTCGAGTGGATCGTCTTCAGGTTATAGAGGTGGTGGATCGTCTTCAGGTTCTAGAGGTAGTGGATCGTCTTCAGGTTCTAGAGGTAGTGGATCATCATCAGGTTCTAGAGGTAGAGGTAGTGGAAGCAGAACGGGGGCAGGGATAGGAGCAGGGCTAGGGATAGGAGCAGCAGCAGGACATAGGcatagaaataataattcctCAGAGACTAGCTCGGCGAGCTCTTCGCGTTTATCGCCACATGATCTATTTGGGTCGCCTATAAATATCGCtattgtattattgttaaCTTTGGCATACGCAAACatttaa
- a CDS encoding DEHA2E21604p (similar to uniprot|P25605 Saccharomyces cerevisiae YCL009C ILV6 Regulatory subunit of acetolactate synthase which catalyzes the first step of branched-chain amino acid biosynthesis): MIASSSLCGIGRRNFARQFSRTKTSSSTSALAYKALHRNQKRPPLPTFETPNWSADAAVSSILYETPVPSKAPRKQHVLNCLVQNEPGVLSSVSSTLAARGFNIDSLVVCSTEVKDLSRMTIVLAGQDAVVEQARRQIEDLVPVYAVLDYTNAEIIKRELLLARVSLLGPEYFHELIATHKLHTSDGTSLPDLSATASAFHPSNLAPSEALRHKHSHLAHISTITEKFGGKIVDIADRNVIVELSAKPSRVSSFIQLLHPFGILEIARSGMMALPRTPLDGAYEEEEAVNAADIVDASQLPPG; this comes from the coding sequence ATGATTGCTTCATCCTCATTATGTGGCATTGGTCGCCGTAATTTTGCTAGACAATTTTCCAGAACCAAGACATCAAGCTCAACTTCTGCCTTGGCTTACAAGGCCTTGCACCGTAATCAAAAGAGACCGCCATTACCTACCTTTGAAACCCCAAATTGGTCCGCTGATGCTGcagtttcttcaattttatacGAAACACCGGTTCCATCGAAGGCACCAAGAAAGCAACACGTTTTAAACTGTTTAGTTCAAAATGAACCAGGTGTATTAAGTTCCGTTTCGAGTACTTTAGCTGCTAGAGGGTTCAATATTGACTCTTTGGTTGTTTGTAGTACAGAAGTTAAGGACTTGTCTCGTATGACTATCGTCTTGGCGGGACAAGATGCCGTTGTTGAACAAGCAAGAAGACAAATCGAAGACTTGGTTCCAGTTTATGCTGTCTTGGATTACACCAATGctgaaattatcaaaagagAGTTGTTATTAGCAAGAGTTTCATTATTAGGACCTGAATATTTCCACGAACTCATTGCTACCCATAAATTGCACACCAGTGATGGTACCTCACTCCCAGATTTGAGTGCCACTGCGTCGGCTTTCCATCCAAGTAACTTAGCCCCATCAGAAGCTTTGAGGCACAAACACTCCCACTTAGCTCACATTTCAACTataactgaaaaatttggcGGTAAGATCGTTGACATTGCTGATAGAAACGTTATCGTTGAATTGAGTGCTAAGCCATCTAGAGTTTCCTCTTTCATCCAATTATTACATCCATTTGGTATTTTAGAAATTGCTAGATCTGGTATGATGGCATTACCAAGAACTCCATTGGATGGTGCTtacgaagaagaagaagccGTTAATGCTGCTGATATCGTTGATGCTTCTCAATTACCTCCTGGTTAG
- a CDS encoding DEHA2E21626p (highly similar to uniprot|P13434 Saccharomyces cerevisiae YBL021C HAP3 Subunit of the heme-activated glucose-repressed Hap2p/3p/4p/5p CCAAT-binding complex a transcriptional activator and global regulator of respiratory gene expression), whose translation MSKISDTALHNSDYEIKEQDRFLPIANVGRVMKKALPPHAKLSKESKECIQECVSEFISFITSHASDRGRLEKRKTLNGEDILWSMYILGFENYSETLKIYLAKYRQVCIFIHSVFIREAITKTLV comes from the exons ATGAGTAAAATTTCAGATACTGCATTGCATAATTCTGACTATGAGATAAAGGAACAAGATAGGTTTTTGCCTATTGCAAATG TTGGAAGagtgatgaagaaagcGTTGCCACCACATGCAAAACTatcaaaagaatcaaaagaatGCATCCAAGAGTGTGTTTCGGAGTTTATTTCGTTCATAACAAGTCATGCTTCAGATAGAGGTCGCTTAGAAAAGAGAAAAACACTCAACGGAGAAGACATACTATGGTCGATGTATATACTAGGATTCGAGAATTATTCAGAAACattgaaaatatacttAGCCAAGTATAGACAAgtatgtatttttattcattCCGTTTTCATACGTGAAGCCATTACTAAGACTTTAGTTTGA
- a CDS encoding DEHA2E21648p (no similarity): MEAGKKATKGGRSKAYKHEDSFYDTGTDETSPSDGKSDYSPNSVNQVSEQAEDFSFPFEGDSVPPPAQWNSIDNYLDPKYMSNLNARPQSNVRQFNTESEISALEDFVEKME, encoded by the coding sequence ATGGAGGCAGGGAAAAAGGCTACCAAAGGAGGACGATCTAAAGCATACAAGCATGAAGATTCATTCTACGACACGGGAACTGACGAAACAAGTCCCAGCGATGGAAAAAGCGATTATTCGCCTAATTCAGTGAATCAAGTATCTGAACAAGCTGAAGATTTTAGCTTCCCTTTTGAAGGCGATTCCGTTCCTCCTCCTGCCCAATGGAATTCAATAGACAACTACCTTGACCCCAAGTATATGTCGAATCTCAATGCCAGGCCTCAGTCAAATGTTCGCCAATTTAACACGGAATCAGAGATTCTGGCCCTAGAGGactttgttgaaaaaatgGAATAA
- a CDS encoding DEHA2E21670p (similar to uniprot|P29366 Saccharomyces cerevisiae YBR200W BEM1 Protein containing SH3-domains involved in establishing cell polarity and morphogenesis): protein MEQVHKLDHLINQTAHDLDFLIGFFYQKQVSQLSYNPLTEYFLNNIDVVMIKSFRRNKGSSNNSSSPKHSISRVGSSHSANTSFESADLQSPKKVIKALYDYQPQGPGELKFLKGDFFHVLTDGENKEHESNGWCEATNPMTNSKGMVPISYFEVFNRSRPMETSNSSSPQQKARTQRNSNQTLYAVTLYEFKAEREDELDIIPGENLIICAHHAFEWFIAKPINRLGGPGLVPVSYVKIIDLVNPSNSQANNDDMVKVINDFKIPTVEEWKDQTAKYQASTIPLGSISNQAPPVSSHTQFFQREAQDASEYNRSSLSLTNTSILEATVDSYQLDQGRYQYLIIAKLSNGKTRYLYRYYQDFYDLQVKLLELFPYEAGKIENSKRIIPSIPGPLINVNDSISKLRREKLDYYLRNLIALPPHISKSDEVLRLLEVLDNGFDKEASDNQKERRSSKPISQKSNYQQDRISQYSNFHNPSSTQNRSSSTPTSSDSVLNRSLSSSSTNLMNSFASTGTGLETSTGKPIALSNGTGTETKQSKIKAKFYYDDDIFVLLLPTNLRLRDLKSKLCKRLSLHESTKLDSNDTVHLFLKNDYDDFLNDNDIANGELSETNKLKLSTFEINDDEKFQNVLYDKCKLTILV from the coding sequence ATGGAACAAGTACATAAACTAgatcatttgataaatcaaaccGCGCACGACCTCGATTTTTTGATAGGATTTTTTTACCAGAAACAGGTTTCACAATTATCTTATAATCCTTTGACCGAATATTTTCTTAACAACATAGACGTAGTAATGATTAAGTCGtttagaagaaacaaaggGCTGTCGAATAATTCTAGTTCGCCCAAGCACTCGATTTCGCGAGTCGGGTCGTCGCATTCGGCCAATACTAGCTTTGAGAGTGCTGATTTACAGTCGCCAAAGAAGGTAATTAAGGCGTTATACGATTATCAACCACAGGGACCAggagaattgaaatttttgaaaggAGATTTCTTTCATGTGTTGACGGATGGAGAAAACAAGGAACATGAAAGTAACGGATGGTGTGAGGCAACGAATCCGATGACAAATCTGAAGGGGATGGTCCCAATTAGCtattttgaagtatttaacAGATCCAGACCTATGGAGACCTCTAATTCGTCGTCACCACAACAGAAAGCACGTACCCAAAGAAATTCGAACCAAACTTTGTATGCTGTTACATTATATGAGTTCAAGGCTGAAAGAGAAGACGAGCTAGACATCATACCTGGCGAGAACTTGATTATATGTGCCCATCATGCATTTGAATGGTTTATTGCGAAGCCGATTAATAGATTAGGGGGACCGGGCTTGGTACCTGTTCTGTATGTTAAGATCATAGACTTAGTGAATCCACTGAATTCACAGGcgaataatgatgatatggTGAAAGTTATAAACGATTTCAAGATTCCTACGGTCGAAGAATGGAAAGATCAGACCGCCAAATATCAAGCGTCTACTATTCCATTAGGCTCCATATCCAACCAAGCTCCTCCCGTTTCGTCCCATACTCAATTTTTCCAAAGAGAAGCCCAAGATGCATCAGAATACAATAGATCATCCTTAAGCTTAACGAACACTTCTATATTAGAAGCAACAGTTGACTCATACCAATTAGACCAAGGTcgttatcaatatttaatcATTGCGAAGTTGAGTAATGGAAAGACACGATATTTATACCGTTATTACCAGGATTTTTATGATTTGCAAGTAAAATTATTGGAGTTGTTTCCATATGAAGCCGGgaagattgaaaattctaaaagaattattccATCTATCCCAGGTCCTTTAATCAACGTGAATGATAGTATTTCGAAGttaagaagagaaaaattgGATTACTACTTGAGAAACCTTATTGCTTTACCTCCTCATATTTCAAAGTCGGATGAAGTATTAAGGTTGTTGGAGGTTTTAGATAATGGATTCGATAAAGAAGCGTCGGATAACCAAAAGGAAAGAAGATCTCTGAAGCCAATAAGtcaaaaatcaaattaCCAACAGGATAGAATTTCccaatattcaaatttccaTAACCCTTCAAGTACGCAAAACAGGTCATCGTCTACACCCACATCTTCAGACTCAGTATTAAATCGTTCCTTGTCCTCGTCGTCGACTAACCTTATGAATTCTTTTGCTAGTACTGGTACTGGCTTGGAGACTAGTACAGGAAAACCCATTGCATTGTCTAATGGCACGGGCACGGAGACAAAACAATCAAAAATCAAGGCTAAATTCTATTATGATGACgatatatttgtattattattacctACTAACTTGAGATTACGTGacttgaaatcaaaattatgCAAAAGGTTAAGTTTGCATGAATCAACAAAACTTGATTCTAATGATACAGTGCATCTattcttgaagaatgatTACGATGATTTtttaaatgataatgatattgcCAATGGAGAACTTCTGGAAACCAACAAACTCAAGTTGTCTAcgtttgaaattaatgacGATGAGAAATTCCAAAATGTCTTATATGATAAATGCAAGCTAACCATACTTGTTTGA
- a CDS encoding DEHA2E21692p (no similarity), giving the protein MSDSSEYSMMSTKSGSKQSQSHRSSSIFSRIYSLFRNGSSNVPDYKGKRTKAKTYDSPKKKLNNSNGISADRVTKPSKLKKRKIKTKPLNNNKDIDVNVNQEQFNVPIKPPLLESLKPSNTDTQDSSRNTASHKVTYEGRRDIRPRVIQLGPRKAIRINPNSSTSTISLSPPAVSIPPTVSTPSAVSTPPAVSIPPAVSTPPAVSTPPAVSTPPAVSTPPAVATVSPPLEIAVSPTTVSMSPPAVSVSSPAITFSPPTVPVLPSTIPISPPVIESRSSFYETNHILSPAQHIPTSNTSTPFRSRSRMIRINTIEDLDEPQENFNEVLEHPTTKENRKKKKKSKDGQKRKKRREMLRDEDNKILRLAESNGKIIPAEAEGNGLNSAPEALRSSNTNNIHNPFHIATESGENTAPDRVHPQEYIANISGNLPRYNDDPYNVSSNSREFVTNDKISNSINIAENEFHNSQFENLETNLESPNAVQKEVGEVSKLFMSSDIDSEEDRVILEYRSKSRQYSELKWPGHDSIGDIVLPSEPKTPAKNQKQSKVMNGSKDANSSNKPRLLSDIMAERYKMDGISFSGRFKTPHIPLKANNKSNDDLNSITEDKQESPVYKKFGIDVRKERFREEERLDEYNNVN; this is encoded by the coding sequence ATGTCTGATTCTTCAGAGTATTCCATGATGCTGACAAAATCAGGGTCGAAGCAGTCTCAAAGTCATAGATCCAGTTCCATATTCAGTAGAATTTACAGCCTTTTTAGGAATGGATCACTGAATGTGCCGGATTACAAAGGAAAACGTACCAAAGCAAAGACTTATGATTCTCCaaagaaaaagttgaaCAATTCTAATGGAATAAGTGCTGATAGAGTGACCAAGCCATcgaaattgaagaaaaggaaaattAAAACTAAACCATTAAACAATAACAAAGACATAGATGTAAACGTTAACcaagaacaatttaatGTTCCAATAAAGCCGCCACTTCTTGAGTCGTTAAAACCGAGCAATACAGATACTCAGGATTCAAGTCGTAATACCGCTTCGCATAAGGTTACATATGAAGGTAGAAGAGACATTAGGCCACGGGTGATTCAATTGGGTCCGAGAAAAGCTATACGTATAAatccaaattcatcaacttcaacCATCTCATTATCACCACCAGCTGTTTCTATACCACCAACTGTATCTACACCATCAGCTGTATCTACACCACCAGCTGTATCTATACCACCAGCTGTATCTACACCACCAGCTGTATCTACACCACCAGCTGTATCTACACCACCAGCTGTATCTACACCACCAGCGGTTGCAACAGTATCACCACCACTAGAAATAGCTGTATCACCAACGACTGTTTCAATGTCACCACCAGCTGTATCAGTATCATCTCCAGCTATAACATTTTCACCTCCTACAGTACCAGTGCTACCTTCAACAATACCAATATCACCACCTGTAATTGAGTCACGTCTGCTGTTTTATGAAACTAACCATATACTTAGTCCGGCCCAGCATATTCCCACGTCTAATACTTCAACTCCTTTTAGAAGTCGTTCACGAATGATACGGATAAACACGATAGAAGATTTGGATGAACCACAAGAGAATTTTAATGAGGTATTGGAACATCCAACAACGAAAGAGaatagaaagaaaaagaagaaatctAAAGATGGtcaaaagagaaagaagaggAGAGAAATGCTACGGGACGAGGATAACAAGATCCTTAGACTAGCTGAATCGAATGGTAAAATAATTCCAGCAGAGGCTGAAGGCAATGGTTTAAACAGCGCACCCGAAGCACTAAGGTCTTCtaataccaataatatacataatCCTTTTCATATAGCTACAGAAAGTGGAGAAAATACTGCGCCAGACAGAGTACACCCTCAAGAGTATATTGCAAATATATCAGGGAATCTCCCCAGATACAATGACGATCCATATAATGTTAGCTCAAATTCTAGAGAATTCGTAACAAATGACAAAATCTCTAATAGCATAAACATAgcagaaaatgaatttcatAATAGTCAGTTTGAAAACCTTGAGACTAATTTGGAAAGTCCAAATGCTGTACAAAAAGAAGTTGGCGAAGTTAGTAAGCTCTTTATGAGTAGCGATATTGATAGTGAAGAAGATAGAGTAATCTTAGAATATAGGAGTAAGAGTCGTCAATATTCCGAATTAAAATGGCCAGGCCATGATTCTATTGGGGATATTGTCCTTCCAAGCGAGCCAAAAACACCAGCTAAAAACCAAAAGCAATCTAAGGTTATGAATGGCTCTAAAGATGCTAACTCTTCAAATAAGCCGAGACTATTATCAGATATAATGGCCGAAAGGTATAAAATGGATGGTATTTCGTTTCTGGGTAGGTTCAAGACACCTCACATTCCACTTAAAGCTAACAATAAATCGAATGACGACTTGAACTCGATTACAGAAGATAAACAGGAGAGCCCAGTGTACAAAAAATTTGGTATTGACGTacgaaaagaaagatttcGTGAGGAAGAAAGATTGGATGAGTATAATAATGTAAATTAG